From Rhizobium tumorigenes, the proteins below share one genomic window:
- a CDS encoding amidohydrolase family protein, which translates to MASARQIIAGDHLLTMDPANRVVTGGAVLIDGGRIEAVAPLAELVAEHPEVSVRKIENSVLMPGLINAHAHSGFLRGTAEHLPVWDWLTLHINPMHRMLQPHEAEAASWLCYAESVLGGTTTVVDMWRYMDGSAKAAAAIGNRLVAVPYVGEHPEYNYFDTLDMNEAMIETWHRKADGRINVWVGLEHLFYADEAGQQRAIALAKKYDTGFHTHCSEAEIELAEFGKRYGKRPMFALEELGFFEAPRTMIAHGVWLDSAEIELISRYKVSIAHNPVSNMKLASGIALVGDMLAAGVPVGIGTDGEKENNNFDMFEEMKVASLLGKLKDLDAAAMDSWDVLRMATISGARAIGLDHEIGSLEAGKRADLIAVRTDTPRMTPVFGEDPYFNLQHNLVHAVRGGDVSMTMVDGKILVEDGMLKTGDMKAIIAEIHRIAPPHFARRAAWLAENAGGTAQWTKAE; encoded by the coding sequence ATGGCAAGTGCAAGACAGATCATCGCCGGCGACCATCTCCTGACCATGGATCCGGCAAATCGCGTCGTGACGGGTGGTGCCGTACTGATCGACGGCGGACGCATTGAGGCGGTGGCGCCGCTTGCCGAACTCGTGGCCGAACATCCGGAGGTGTCCGTCAGAAAGATCGAGAATTCCGTCCTGATGCCCGGGCTCATCAATGCCCACGCCCATTCCGGTTTCCTGCGCGGCACGGCGGAGCACCTGCCCGTCTGGGACTGGCTGACCCTGCATATCAACCCGATGCACCGCATGCTGCAGCCGCACGAGGCGGAGGCGGCGTCTTGGCTCTGTTACGCGGAATCTGTTCTCGGCGGCACGACGACCGTGGTCGACATGTGGCGATACATGGACGGCAGCGCAAAGGCTGCAGCCGCCATCGGCAACCGGCTCGTGGCCGTGCCCTATGTCGGCGAGCACCCGGAATATAACTATTTCGACACGCTCGACATGAACGAGGCGATGATCGAGACCTGGCATCGCAAGGCGGATGGGCGCATCAACGTATGGGTCGGGCTCGAACACCTCTTCTATGCCGACGAGGCAGGCCAGCAACGCGCCATCGCCCTTGCCAAAAAATATGACACCGGCTTTCACACCCATTGCAGCGAAGCGGAGATCGAGCTGGCAGAGTTCGGCAAGCGCTATGGCAAGCGGCCGATGTTTGCGCTCGAAGAGCTCGGCTTCTTCGAGGCACCGCGCACCATGATCGCCCACGGGGTCTGGCTCGATTCGGCAGAGATCGAGCTCATCTCGAGGTACAAGGTCTCCATCGCCCATAACCCGGTCAGCAACATGAAGCTTGCAAGCGGCATCGCCCTCGTTGGCGATATGCTGGCAGCCGGCGTACCGGTGGGGATCGGCACGGATGGCGAGAAGGAAAACAACAACTTCGACATGTTCGAGGAAATGAAGGTCGCCTCCCTGCTCGGCAAGCTGAAGGATCTCGATGCGGCCGCGATGGATAGCTGGGACGTCCTGCGCATGGCGACGATATCAGGTGCACGCGCCATCGGGCTCGATCACGAGATCGGCTCGCTGGAAGCGGGCAAGCGGGCGGATCTGATCGCCGTGCGCACCGATACGCCGCGCATGACGCCGGTTTTCGGTGAAGACCCCTATTTCAACCTTCAGCACAACCTCGTCCACGCCGTTCGCGGCGGCGATGTCAGCATGACGATGGTCGACGGCAAGATCCTAGTCGAGGACGGCATGCTTAAGACCGGCGACATGAAGGCAATCATCGCCGAGATCCACCGCATCGCACCGCCGCATTTTGCTCGCCGTGCGGCATGGCTGGCAGAGAACGCCGGCGGCACGGCGCAGTGGACGAAGGCTGAATAG
- a CDS encoding (2Fe-2S)-binding protein: MSTVATTHVNFRLNGETVALEVPPDMRLAELLRDELGLTATKIACGIGRCGACTVFMNGLAVNGCLVMAWQLPDADIVTPEGIDAFEIARVVKAALAEENAFQCGYCAPGFLMALTALFIDLPAAGEAEILSALEGNICRCTGYHSIIRGALNASARLEAAQLAHGPGDPHP; the protein is encoded by the coding sequence ATGAGCACCGTGGCGACGACGCACGTCAACTTCCGCCTCAACGGCGAAACGGTCGCCCTCGAAGTGCCGCCGGATATGCGGCTAGCCGAACTGTTGCGCGACGAACTCGGTCTCACCGCCACCAAGATCGCCTGCGGCATCGGCCGATGCGGCGCCTGCACCGTGTTTATGAACGGCCTTGCCGTCAATGGTTGCCTGGTCATGGCATGGCAGCTGCCGGATGCAGACATCGTCACGCCGGAGGGGATCGATGCCTTCGAGATCGCGCGGGTCGTGAAGGCAGCGCTGGCCGAAGAAAATGCTTTCCAGTGCGGCTACTGCGCGCCCGGCTTCCTGATGGCCCTGACGGCACTGTTCATCGACCTGCCGGCTGCTGGCGAGGCGGAGATTCTTTCTGCGCTCGAGGGCAATATCTGCCGCTGCACCGGCTATCATTCGATCATTCGCGGTGCGCTCAACGCATCGGCGCGGCTTGAAGCTGCTCAATTGGCCCACGGGCCGGGAGATCCACACCCATGA
- a CDS encoding molybdopterin cofactor-binding domain-containing protein — MTRADFTVLHPASVGNALGMMRDFEDARLVAGGTALQLEWAKSAAKPARLIDLGRIGEMTGISLDDKIIRIGALTPLSALLRDPLVAERLAMLAVSAASVAGPAVRNIGTIGGNIAGRNGCLLPPMLALDACLEIARTGGTGRESLRHWLSQPATPDEVIKAVILPETFPVFRWTTRKIGLRAAFTPSVIGISGLIGLTDGRIETVRLAVGGGIVAPTRLVATEASLGGLAWADVDWDALHARLIDEISAPDDMFRSGRYRRHVAANALVHGLAGLPELPARSRRCRLEAPPLVAEIRLSRRDQPQRWHTRPDVEAKIAGQLAYLTDRRMSGMLVGRILRAGVGHARIVSIDTRDAEALPGVAAVVTHRDINGVNAFGIVVQDQPALCFDKVRYKGDAVAAVAAVDERTAQAALDLIKVEYAALPLVTDPLQALADDAAAVHEGGNLQRSLHFSRGNVVQGFATAAHIVERVYTTPRQMHGFMETEGGYAEVEAGGVLSIFAGGQHGARDRQQLARILGRPEETIRVVTSPTGGAFGGKDELTVQPALALLAEKTGKPVGIHLSRAESVVAGVKRNPMTIRMRTACDADGRLLAQEVDVLSDAGAYASLGPGVLETALEHVAGPYIIDNVETRGRLAYTNNGVCGAFRGFGANQMTYAIECQMDLLADLCGLTPVDIRRRNLRQPGAPGYLGQIVSTSERLSEMLDAAAASPLWQEAGGVGPEEIVGVGMALNYQGNGLGSLVPDPAGGRLALSKDGFIEAAYGLDEMGQGLPTSIKAAVADRLGCGRDDVLPVTGDTHLAPDSGSTTASRGGYVVWQVAKSAGALLAPQLLEAAGLKIGLPAMSLRLAPCGFADAGSNSGDLLLTYRELARSLGPDALPSATVAFDFPKTDYEAGNARYIFAFGACLVRVAVNRVTGSVRVMEIRQHTAAGPVIDVAAYLGQMEGGAIQGLGFTLTEDAMMHDATNVNGNFDSYMMPGIRDSASVMSVYALEDLDAGDELGPRGAGELGIGAIAPAIANAVADAIGHRPLSLPLSPEAILDAMAGRA; from the coding sequence ATGACCCGCGCCGACTTCACCGTGCTCCATCCGGCGTCCGTCGGGAATGCCCTCGGCATGATGCGGGATTTCGAGGATGCGCGTCTCGTCGCCGGCGGGACGGCCCTGCAACTCGAGTGGGCAAAAAGTGCGGCGAAACCGGCAAGACTGATCGATCTCGGGCGCATAGGCGAGATGACCGGTATCTCGCTCGACGACAAGATCATCCGCATCGGAGCCCTTACGCCGCTGTCGGCACTCTTGAGGGATCCGCTGGTTGCCGAGCGATTGGCGATGCTCGCGGTATCGGCAGCATCGGTGGCGGGCCCCGCAGTGCGCAATATAGGCACAATCGGCGGCAATATCGCCGGCCGCAATGGCTGCCTGCTGCCGCCCATGCTGGCGCTCGATGCTTGCCTGGAAATCGCCCGCACAGGCGGCACCGGGCGCGAAAGCCTCCGCCATTGGCTATCGCAGCCCGCCACTCCGGATGAAGTAATCAAGGCCGTCATCCTTCCCGAGACGTTCCCTGTCTTTCGCTGGACCACGCGAAAAATCGGATTGCGCGCCGCCTTCACTCCGAGTGTCATTGGCATTTCCGGCCTTATCGGACTAACGGATGGCAGGATCGAAACCGTGCGGCTTGCTGTCGGCGGTGGCATCGTGGCGCCGACACGCCTGGTTGCAACAGAGGCGAGCCTCGGGGGTCTCGCCTGGGCCGATGTCGACTGGGACGCGCTGCACGCCCGGTTGATAGACGAAATATCTGCTCCCGATGATATGTTTCGATCTGGCCGCTACCGCCGCCACGTCGCTGCCAATGCCTTGGTCCATGGCCTGGCCGGGCTGCCCGAATTGCCCGCACGATCCCGCAGGTGCCGGCTGGAAGCGCCGCCGCTCGTAGCAGAAATTCGACTGAGCCGGAGGGACCAGCCGCAGCGCTGGCACACGCGCCCGGACGTGGAGGCCAAGATCGCTGGCCAGCTGGCCTACCTTACCGACCGAAGAATGTCCGGCATGCTGGTCGGGCGGATCTTGCGCGCTGGCGTCGGCCACGCCCGGATCGTCTCGATCGACACGCGCGATGCAGAGGCTCTGCCGGGGGTTGCTGCCGTCGTCACCCATCGCGACATCAATGGTGTCAACGCCTTCGGTATCGTCGTACAGGATCAACCAGCACTATGCTTCGACAAGGTGAGGTACAAGGGCGATGCGGTCGCGGCTGTCGCCGCCGTCGACGAAAGGACGGCACAGGCAGCGCTCGATCTCATCAAGGTCGAATATGCCGCACTTCCACTCGTCACCGATCCGCTGCAGGCTCTAGCCGATGATGCGGCCGCCGTGCACGAGGGCGGCAATCTCCAGCGAAGCTTGCATTTTTCACGCGGCAACGTGGTGCAAGGCTTTGCCACTGCCGCCCACATCGTCGAGCGCGTCTATACGACGCCCCGGCAGATGCATGGCTTCATGGAAACAGAAGGCGGCTATGCGGAGGTGGAGGCGGGTGGCGTTCTGTCGATCTTCGCCGGCGGCCAGCACGGTGCTCGCGACCGCCAGCAACTTGCGCGAATTCTTGGGCGGCCGGAGGAGACGATCCGCGTCGTCACCAGCCCGACGGGCGGCGCGTTCGGTGGCAAGGACGAACTGACGGTGCAGCCGGCACTGGCGCTTCTTGCCGAGAAAACCGGGAAGCCGGTTGGCATCCACCTATCGCGCGCAGAATCGGTCGTTGCCGGCGTCAAGCGCAATCCAATGACGATCCGAATGCGCACCGCCTGTGATGCCGATGGCCGGCTGCTCGCCCAGGAGGTCGATGTCCTCTCCGACGCCGGTGCCTATGCATCGCTCGGTCCCGGCGTTCTTGAGACCGCGCTCGAACATGTGGCAGGACCCTACATCATAGATAACGTTGAGACCCGCGGTCGCCTTGCCTATACGAACAATGGTGTCTGCGGGGCATTCCGAGGCTTTGGCGCCAACCAGATGACCTATGCGATCGAGTGTCAGATGGATCTGCTGGCAGACCTCTGCGGCCTGACGCCGGTCGACATCCGTCGCCGCAATCTGCGCCAGCCCGGCGCGCCCGGCTATCTCGGCCAGATTGTGTCTACCTCAGAGCGGCTGTCCGAGATGCTGGATGCCGCTGCCGCAAGTCCTCTGTGGCAGGAGGCGGGCGGGGTAGGGCCCGAGGAGATCGTTGGGGTCGGCATGGCGTTGAACTATCAGGGCAATGGTCTCGGCTCGCTGGTTCCCGACCCGGCCGGCGGCAGGCTTGCCCTCTCCAAAGACGGCTTCATCGAAGCGGCCTATGGCCTCGATGAAATGGGGCAGGGCCTGCCGACATCGATCAAGGCAGCCGTTGCCGACCGGCTTGGCTGCGGGCGCGACGATGTCCTGCCAGTGACGGGAGATACCCACCTTGCGCCCGATTCCGGCTCGACCACGGCATCGCGCGGCGGCTATGTCGTCTGGCAGGTGGCCAAGTCCGCCGGCGCGCTGCTGGCGCCACAGCTGCTCGAGGCCGCCGGACTGAAAATCGGACTTCCGGCAATGAGCCTGCGGCTTGCACCCTGTGGCTTTGCCGACGCCGGCAGCAACAGCGGGGACCTTCTCCTCACCTACCGTGAGCTGGCCCGCTCGCTGGGGCCGGACGCGCTGCCCAGCGCCACGGTCGCCTTCGACTTTCCGAAGACGGACTACGAGGCAGGCAACGCCCGCTACATCTTCGCCTTCGGGGCATGTCTGGTGCGGGTTGCCGTCAACCGCGTGACCGGCAGCGTGCGTGTCATGGAGATCAGGCAGCACACGGCGGCAGGCCCGGTCATCGACGTCGCCGCCTATCTCGGTCAGATGGAGGGTGGCGCCATCCAGGGGCTCGGGTTTACGCTGACGGAAGACGCCATGATGCACGACGCCACCAACGTGAACGGCAATTTCGACAGCTATATGATGCCCGGCATCAGGGACAGTGCTTCGGTAATGTCGGTCTATGCACTGGAAGATCTGGACGCGGGCGACGAGCTTGGGCCGCGCGGGGCCGGCGAACTCGGCATCGGCGCCATCGCGCCGGCGATTGCCAATGCCGTTGCCGATGCCATCGGCCACCGGCCGCTCAGCCTGCCGCTTTCCCCGGAGGCAATCCTCGATGCGATGGCGGGGCGGGCATGA
- a CDS encoding thiamine pyrophosphate-dependent enzyme has protein sequence MKRFDCMKALSARLKDELVILSLGGSVDEWYNAAPHMREASLFQQQLGCVTPQAFGLAAGLPHRRIVSLDTDGGMMFNLGILATLGNEQPKNLLVVVWDNEIYQSIGGPPTHTAFGRVDIAAIARGCGIENAFTARDVEEFDAHCAAGLAAHAPYVIVAKVAGTVQPDIKRKHSDGREDKYIFVRHVEASEGIVIMGPSEHN, from the coding sequence ATGAAACGCTTCGATTGCATGAAAGCCCTTTCGGCCCGGCTGAAGGATGAGCTCGTCATCCTCTCCCTCGGTGGCAGCGTCGACGAATGGTACAACGCGGCGCCGCATATGCGGGAAGCCAGCCTTTTCCAACAGCAGCTCGGCTGCGTCACGCCCCAGGCCTTCGGGCTTGCCGCCGGCCTGCCACACAGGCGCATCGTTTCGCTGGATACGGACGGCGGCATGATGTTCAACCTCGGCATTCTCGCGACGCTCGGAAACGAGCAACCGAAGAACCTCCTCGTCGTCGTCTGGGACAACGAGATCTACCAGTCGATCGGCGGACCGCCGACGCATACGGCCTTCGGACGTGTCGATATCGCTGCCATCGCGCGCGGCTGCGGCATCGAAAATGCCTTCACGGCACGCGACGTGGAAGAGTTCGACGCCCATTGCGCCGCAGGGCTTGCAGCCCACGCCCCCTATGTCATCGTCGCCAAGGTTGCCGGCACGGTGCAGCCGGACATCAAACGCAAGCACAGCGATGGCCGGGAGGACAAATACATCTTCGTCCGCCATGTCGAGGCGAGCGAAGGCATCGTCATCATGGGCCCCAGCGAGCACAACTGA
- a CDS encoding aldehyde dehydrogenase family protein — MTIPIRIFEPASEGARRFLAQTEKKLLIDGAWVAAASGATFKTFDPATGKSLAELAAAGAADIDAAVSSARRAFEGDAWRGMTPSARGKLLWRIADLIDAHVDELAELETLDQGKSLKTGRLGEIPASAEQFRYYAGFTTKILGTTIPTSIGYQPPGKKIFAYTTREPIGVVAAITPWNSPMLMAAMKLAPALAAGCTVVLKPAEETSLTTLRLGELMLEAGLPRGVVNIVTGLGETAGAALTSHPGVDKVAFTGSTEVGKLIVGAARGNLKKLTLELGGKSPAIVMPDADMTMAIPGIARGIFANGGQVCVAGSRVYAHGSIYQQLVEGLAQEAAKLRLGHGLDPEVDLGPLVNRRQADHVARYVTEGASEGAEIVTGGAQDGELQTFYRPTVMTGVRQDMRMMREEIFGPVVTVTPFDDADEAITFANDSPYGLAASVWTENLGSAHRLSARIRSGTVWINCHSYFSPELPKGGHKESGWGYENGAPGLENYLETKTVCAVI; from the coding sequence ATGACCATCCCAATTCGCATCTTCGAGCCCGCCAGCGAAGGCGCACGACGCTTTCTGGCACAAACAGAAAAGAAACTGCTGATCGATGGCGCGTGGGTCGCGGCCGCCTCCGGCGCCACGTTCAAGACGTTCGACCCAGCCACCGGCAAGTCTCTCGCTGAACTGGCGGCGGCAGGAGCAGCCGATATCGATGCCGCCGTCTCGTCGGCACGGCGAGCATTCGAAGGGGATGCCTGGCGCGGCATGACGCCGTCGGCGCGGGGCAAATTGCTGTGGCGGATCGCTGATCTCATCGATGCCCATGTCGACGAACTTGCCGAACTCGAGACCCTCGACCAGGGAAAATCTCTCAAGACTGGACGCTTGGGCGAGATCCCCGCCTCGGCCGAGCAGTTTCGCTATTACGCCGGCTTTACCACCAAGATCCTCGGCACGACGATCCCGACCTCGATCGGCTACCAGCCGCCGGGCAAGAAGATATTCGCCTATACGACGCGCGAGCCGATCGGAGTCGTCGCCGCCATCACGCCGTGGAACTCGCCGATGCTGATGGCAGCCATGAAGCTCGCCCCGGCGCTGGCTGCCGGCTGCACGGTCGTCCTGAAGCCGGCGGAAGAAACGTCTCTGACCACGCTTCGGCTGGGGGAACTTATGCTCGAGGCCGGGCTGCCGCGCGGCGTGGTCAACATCGTCACCGGCCTCGGCGAGACGGCCGGTGCGGCACTGACCAGCCATCCCGGCGTCGACAAGGTCGCCTTTACTGGTTCGACCGAAGTCGGCAAGCTGATCGTCGGAGCCGCCCGGGGCAATCTCAAGAAGCTGACACTCGAGCTCGGCGGCAAGTCGCCGGCCATCGTCATGCCGGATGCCGACATGACGATGGCCATACCGGGCATTGCGCGGGGCATCTTTGCCAATGGCGGACAGGTCTGCGTCGCCGGCTCGCGCGTCTATGCCCATGGCTCGATCTATCAGCAACTGGTCGAAGGGCTGGCGCAGGAGGCGGCCAAGCTGCGGCTCGGCCACGGCCTGGATCCGGAGGTCGACCTCGGGCCCCTCGTCAATCGCCGTCAGGCCGATCATGTCGCGCGCTATGTGACCGAGGGCGCCAGCGAAGGCGCCGAGATCGTTACAGGTGGCGCGCAGGACGGAGAGTTACAGACCTTCTACCGGCCGACGGTCATGACGGGGGTCCGGCAGGACATGCGGATGATGCGGGAGGAGATTTTCGGTCCCGTGGTGACTGTCACACCGTTCGATGACGCCGATGAGGCAATTACCTTTGCCAACGACTCGCCCTACGGGCTTGCAGCCAGCGTCTGGACGGAGAACCTCGGTTCTGCCCATCGGCTCTCCGCGCGGATCCGTTCAGGCACCGTCTGGATCAACTGCCATTCGTACTTCTCGCCCGAACTGCCGAAGGGCGGCCACAAGGAATCCGGTTGGGGCTACGAAAACGGCGCGCCGGGCCTGGAGAACTACCTGGAAACCAAGACGGTCTGCGCTGTGATCTGA
- a CDS encoding thiamine pyrophosphate-binding protein: MKKSAVDAVIRGLKKAGVSVVCYLPDSLFKELYPALDADPDIRTIRVTNEGEGAAICGGVFLSGKRAALVMENSGLRASVEPLARMGLGAGIPVVMLMSYRGELGENNWWAIPHGITMEPVLDALRIPYRIVREEEAIERAITDAFKWSYAAYYHSAIALGGEIVR; encoded by the coding sequence ATGAAAAAATCTGCTGTTGACGCTGTCATCCGTGGCCTGAAAAAGGCCGGCGTGAGCGTCGTTTGCTACCTGCCGGACTCACTTTTCAAGGAGCTCTACCCGGCGCTCGATGCCGATCCCGATATCCGCACGATCCGCGTCACGAACGAGGGGGAGGGCGCCGCGATCTGTGGCGGGGTCTTCCTGTCCGGCAAACGGGCAGCATTGGTGATGGAAAATTCCGGGCTCAGGGCGTCTGTCGAACCCCTGGCGCGCATGGGCCTTGGTGCCGGCATCCCGGTCGTCATGCTGATGAGCTATCGCGGTGAGCTCGGCGAGAACAACTGGTGGGCGATCCCCCATGGCATAACCATGGAGCCGGTGCTCGACGCGCTGCGCATTCCGTACCGGATCGTGCGCGAGGAAGAGGCGATCGAGCGGGCCATCACCGACGCCTTCAAGTGGTCCTATGCGGCCTATTACCATTCGGCAATCGCGCTTGGCGGGGAGATCGTCCGATGA
- a CDS encoding GMC family oxidoreductase — protein MSAIAIPQKPLSRAYDYIVVGSGSGGCAVARRLIDGSDASVLLIEAGSSGFGIPEIEDPASWVPLGRSRYDWGYDYAPTPAVNNRVIGIPRGKVLGGSSSVNAMMWYRGHPMDYDAWEAAGAKGWSFKDMLPFFKRSEDWEDGASDLRGASGPLRIERCATLHPTAAAMLDGARALGIPVIDDPNGPDNEGAAVSNFNISGGKRWSSAKGYLEPVLDNERLTVVTNSLAIRLGIANGRCVSVTHLVDGRPHETEATTGVVLALGAIDTPRLLMMSGIGDPAELKRLGIDVRAALAGVGRNLQDHPLVQACVFRARQPLGPTIGNGGGTMMNWKSSAHLPQADLHAFPVQGNSAEPRIRQLYDLPSDVFSIGCGLMRSKSVGYLRLLSPEPGGGLEIQPNYLAEPSDLDALVTSVETIMALAATPAYADWFGGYAAPPAMLGRKDIIAYIRNACSTFFHVCGTCAMGSGEMAVVDSRLRVMGVAGLTIADASVIPIIPTCNTHAPVTMIGERAADFLLTATGT, from the coding sequence ATGTCCGCCATCGCCATTCCCCAGAAGCCGCTTTCCAGAGCCTACGACTATATCGTCGTCGGATCGGGGTCGGGCGGCTGCGCGGTGGCACGGCGTCTGATCGACGGCAGCGACGCGAGCGTGCTCTTGATCGAAGCCGGAAGCTCGGGCTTCGGCATTCCCGAAATTGAAGACCCGGCGTCCTGGGTGCCGCTCGGCCGCAGCCGCTACGACTGGGGCTACGACTACGCGCCGACGCCTGCGGTCAACAATCGCGTCATCGGTATTCCGCGCGGCAAGGTGCTCGGCGGCTCCAGCAGCGTCAATGCGATGATGTGGTATCGCGGCCATCCGATGGACTACGATGCCTGGGAAGCTGCCGGCGCAAAGGGGTGGTCTTTCAAGGACATGCTCCCGTTCTTCAAGCGTTCGGAAGACTGGGAGGACGGTGCATCGGACCTGCGCGGTGCAAGCGGCCCGTTGCGCATCGAGCGATGTGCGACACTGCACCCGACAGCCGCGGCGATGCTCGACGGCGCCCGGGCGCTCGGCATTCCCGTCATCGACGATCCCAACGGCCCCGACAACGAGGGTGCTGCCGTTTCCAATTTCAACATATCCGGCGGCAAGCGTTGGAGTTCGGCGAAAGGCTATCTCGAGCCGGTGCTCGACAACGAGCGGCTGACAGTGGTGACAAATTCGCTCGCGATCCGCCTCGGGATCGCAAACGGCCGGTGCGTTTCCGTTACCCATCTGGTCGACGGCCGTCCGCACGAGACTGAAGCAACGACCGGCGTCGTTCTCGCCCTTGGAGCGATCGACACGCCGCGTCTGCTCATGATGTCCGGCATCGGCGATCCCGCCGAGTTGAAGCGGCTCGGGATAGACGTCCGTGCCGCACTTGCAGGCGTCGGCCGCAACCTCCAGGATCATCCGCTGGTGCAGGCCTGCGTCTTTCGCGCCAGGCAGCCGCTTGGGCCGACGATCGGCAATGGCGGCGGCACGATGATGAACTGGAAGTCGAGCGCTCATCTGCCGCAAGCCGACCTGCACGCCTTTCCCGTCCAGGGCAACAGCGCCGAACCGCGCATTCGTCAACTTTATGATCTTCCCAGTGACGTCTTTTCGATCGGCTGCGGGCTGATGCGCTCGAAGAGCGTCGGCTATTTGAGGCTGCTGAGCCCGGAGCCGGGCGGCGGGCTGGAAATCCAGCCCAATTACCTCGCTGAACCGAGTGATCTCGACGCCCTCGTCACTTCGGTGGAAACGATAATGGCGCTCGCGGCAACGCCCGCCTATGCGGACTGGTTCGGCGGATACGCAGCCCCGCCGGCGATGCTCGGCCGAAAGGACATCATCGCTTACATCCGCAACGCCTGCTCGACCTTTTTCCATGTCTGCGGAACCTGCGCGATGGGCAGCGGGGAGATGGCTGTGGTCGACAGCAGGCTGAGGGTGATGGGCGTCGCCGGGCTGACGATTGCCGACGCTTCGGTCATCCCCATTATCCCGACATGCAATACCCACGCGCCGGTTACGATGATCGGCGAGCGGGCGGCCGACTTCCTGCTCACTGCGACCGGGACCTGA
- a CDS encoding aromatic ring-hydroxylating oxygenase subunit alpha produces MAKTSDRAALDEWYAVETAADVTGVPVRTRLLGQDIEIVRQQGGRIVICEVHSGVASDAPLPAQEKYGCVWTTLGHPNRDIFDISEASETDRRFVPCGWVRMRASGLRVVENFLDMAHFPFVHTDILGSEPHTEVPGYLSEVRRDVDEVWATNCTFFQPRIAATESEGTFVQLTYRVPTPFCVMLYRVCPTAPDRLDAIALFIQPMEEGLCRAQPVMYLVDNASTHTSLLHFEQIIFLQDRIVVENQRPLLLPLEPRQEIPTRADSSSVAYRRWLKEKGIRFGTTMGAG; encoded by the coding sequence ATGGCAAAGACATCCGACAGGGCTGCACTGGACGAGTGGTACGCTGTCGAAACCGCAGCGGACGTCACCGGAGTGCCCGTGCGGACGCGGTTGCTCGGGCAGGACATCGAGATCGTGCGCCAGCAAGGCGGGCGGATCGTCATTTGCGAAGTGCATTCCGGCGTGGCGTCTGACGCCCCCTTGCCTGCGCAGGAGAAATACGGTTGCGTCTGGACGACGCTCGGCCATCCGAACAGGGACATCTTCGACATCTCGGAAGCCTCGGAGACCGATCGCCGGTTTGTACCCTGCGGCTGGGTGAGGATGCGGGCATCAGGCCTTCGCGTCGTCGAAAATTTCCTCGACATGGCACATTTCCCGTTCGTCCACACAGACATCCTCGGTTCGGAACCGCACACCGAAGTGCCGGGCTATCTGAGTGAGGTCCGCCGCGATGTCGACGAGGTCTGGGCGACCAACTGCACCTTCTTCCAGCCGCGCATTGCTGCCACCGAGAGCGAAGGCACCTTCGTGCAACTGACCTACCGCGTGCCCACGCCTTTCTGCGTCATGCTCTACCGCGTCTGCCCCACAGCGCCGGATCGGCTCGACGCCATTGCGCTGTTCATCCAGCCGATGGAAGAGGGGCTCTGTCGCGCCCAGCCCGTCATGTATCTGGTCGACAACGCCTCGACGCATACCTCGCTGCTACACTTCGAGCAGATCATTTTCCTGCAGGATCGCATCGTCGTCGAGAACCAGCGGCCGCTTCTGTTGCCACTGGAACCGCGCCAGGAAATCCCGACCCGCGCAGACAGCTCCTCCGTCGCCTACCGCCGCTGGCTGAAGGAAAAGGGTATCCGTTTCGGCACAACGATGGGGGCTGGCTGA